A window of Mixophyes fleayi isolate aMixFle1 chromosome 10, aMixFle1.hap1, whole genome shotgun sequence contains these coding sequences:
- the LOC142104510 gene encoding histamine H3 receptor-like, which produces MHVAPTYLSVAMSGVNSSTVDTQLGDKCLEGAGEEFQHYGQFTPSVSILLAVLMILMVLATVLGNALVILAFVVDKGLRTQGNFFFLNLAIADFLVGGFCIPLYIPYVLTGQWTFGRGLCKLWLVMDYLLCTASVFNIVLISYDRFISVTKAVSYRAQKGMTRNAVLKMITVWVAAFLLYGPAIISWEYIARATILPDGECYVEFYYNWYFLMIASTVEFFTPFISVTYFNLSIYINIKKRTKMRNEELAQGQEHCEMSFQKKRKKHLIFFVKPAERPHADPKKQAPCGTPTETCPAGHRSQRIKDHTLDFNISQDLPPLQVEVQTKKHQDCFYKAVENACSNVRTDMASSIANRFRLSRDKRVAKSLAIIVCVFGLCWAPYTLLMIIRAACHGRCVQHYLYEISFWLLWLNSAINPILYPLCHMSFRKAFMKLLCPGKVKIHPHIFM; this is translated from the exons ATGCATGTTGCACCCACTTACTTGTCAGTAGCAATGTCAGGAGTGAACAGCTCCACAGTGGACACCCAGCTCGGGGATAAGTGTCTGGAGGGCGCCGGAGAAGAGTTTCAGCACTATGGACAGTTCACCCCCAGCGTCTCTATCCTGCTGGCTGTGCTGATGATTCTTATGGTTCTGGCAACGGTCCTGGGCAACGCTTTGGTCATACTGGCGTTTGTAGTTGACAAAGGGCTCCGAACTCAAGGCAATTTCTTCTTCCTTAACCTGGCAATTGCTGATTTCCTAGTGG GTGGGTTCTGCATCCCTCTCTATATCCCCTACGTCCTGACAGGACAATGGACATTTGGGAGAGGACTGTGCAAGTTGTGGCTGGTTATGGACTATCTCCTGTGCACAGCTTCTGTCTTCAACATCGTCCTAATCAGCTATGACAGATTCATCTCTGTCACTAAAGCG GTGTCCTACAGGGCTCAAAAAGGAATGACCAGGAACGCAGTCTTAAAAATGATAACCGTGTGGGTGGCAGCTTTTCTCCTCTACGGTCCGGCTATCATCAGTTGGGAATACATCGCGAGAGCAACCATCTTACCAGACGGGGAATGTTATGTGGAGTTTTACTACAACTGGTATTTTCTAATGATCGCATCCACGGTAGAATTCTTCACACCTTTCATCAGTGTCACCTATTTTAACTTGAGCATCTACATCAACATCAAGAAGAGAACCAAGATGAGGAACGAAGAGCTGGCCCAAGGTCAGGAACATTGCGAGATGAGTTTccagaagaagagaaaaaaacactTGATCTTTTTCGTTAAACCAGCCGAGAGGCCTCACGCTGACCCCAAAAAACAAGCCCCCTGCGGGACGCCTACAGAGACTTGTCCTGCAGGACACAGGTCACAGAGGATCAAAGATCACACGCTGGACTTCAACATAAGCCAGGATCTACCCCCTCTGCAAGTCGAGGTCCAAACCAAAAAACATCAAGACTGCTTTTACAAAGCGGTAGAAAACGCTTGTAGTAATGTCCGGACAGACATGGCCAGTAGTATCGCCAATCGGTTTAGGCTATCGAGAGACAAGAGAGTGGCTAAATCCTTGGCCATTATCGTATGTGTCTTCGGCCTTTGTTGGGCACCTTACACTCTGTTGATGATCATCAGGGCGGCTTGTCATGGTCGTTGCGTCCAACATTATCTTTATGAGATCTCCTTTTGGCTCCTCTGGCTAAATTCTGCCATTAATCCTATACTTTACCCTCTCTGCCATATGAGTTTCAGAAAAGCCTTTATGAAGCTTCTATGTCCAGGAAAAGTGAAAATACATCCccatatttttatgtaa